The following are encoded together in the Thermococcus sp. EP1 genome:
- a CDS encoding mechanosensitive ion channel family protein: MDVTIVNVLVVTLVIVLNKPLPYVNITPIQIVMALAILIIGWIVAKVIVGTFKKSLKKTKLPELVVEFLGRFLSALFYVVILLLAIRALGVHTGSVVLGLSAVIGLVLGFGMQDTLTNIAAGIWLAAFRPFDMGEVVTIGGYTGKVEGIGIMATELFTADNVVITLPNKLVWGSPIVNYTRMPIRRVNVDVGVAYGTDLDKAIKIAMNLMQGHPLVLEDPAPNVAITGLADSSINLQLRPWAKTGDYWTVKGELTKAIYEAYNREGIEIPFPQLDVHLRQD, encoded by the coding sequence ATGGATGTTACTATTGTCAATGTTTTGGTGGTGACATTAGTGATTGTCCTAAATAAACCCTTGCCATATGTAAATATAACCCCAATCCAGATAGTAATGGCTCTTGCAATCTTGATCATCGGGTGGATTGTAGCGAAGGTAATAGTTGGAACCTTTAAAAAGAGTCTCAAAAAGACGAAGCTTCCAGAGCTTGTGGTGGAGTTTCTTGGACGGTTTTTGAGTGCCCTCTTCTATGTGGTAATCCTTCTCTTAGCTATTAGAGCGTTAGGGGTCCATACTGGTTCTGTGGTTTTAGGCCTCTCAGCAGTAATAGGTTTAGTCTTGGGTTTTGGTATGCAAGATACACTCACAAATATAGCTGCTGGTATTTGGTTAGCCGCCTTTAGGCCCTTTGATATGGGAGAAGTGGTTACAATTGGAGGATATACTGGAAAAGTTGAAGGTATCGGAATAATGGCAACTGAGCTCTTTACAGCGGATAATGTTGTAATAACACTTCCAAACAAGCTTGTCTGGGGAAGTCCGATAGTCAATTACACAAGGATGCCAATTAGGAGAGTAAATGTTGACGTTGGCGTTGCTTATGGAACGGATCTTGACAAAGCTATAAAAATTGCAATGAACCTTATGCAAGGTCATCCACTCGTTCTAGAGGATCCAGCACCAAACGTAGCAATTACAGGACTTGCAGATTCATCTATAAACCTTCAGCTTAGGCCGTGGGCAAAAACTGGAGATTACTGGACAGTAAAAGGAGAATTAACCAAGGCCATTTATGAAGCGTATAACAGGGAGGGTATTGAGATTCCATTCCCACAGCTGGATGTACATTTAAGGCAAGATTGA
- the coaBC gene encoding bifunctional phosphopantothenoylcysteine decarboxylase/phosphopantothenate--cysteine ligase CoaBC — translation MLHHVKLIYATKSRKLVGKKIVLAIPGSIAAVECVKLARELIRHGAEVHAVMSPSAQKIIHPYAMEFATGNKVITEITGFIEHVELCGEHENKADLVLVCPATANTISKIACGIDDTPVTTVVTTAFAHTPIMIAPAMHSTMYEHPIIKENIEKLKKLGVEFIGPRFEEGKAKIVSIEEIVYQVLKKLHKKDLLGKKVLVTAGATREYIDPIRFITNKSSGKMGVAIAEEAELRGAEVTLIKTKGSVESFVENQIEVETVGEMLEAIENELMSKKYDVVVLAAAVSDFTPKERAEKKIKSGQSMILELLPTPKIIQRIKEIQPNVFLVGFKAEYGVNEEELIIRAREQIEKARSNVVIANKGEIAFESETNEVYWVTSEGHEKLPLMSKRELAERIWDKIKAML, via the coding sequence ATGCTCCATCATGTCAAGCTTATATATGCAACAAAGAGTAGAAAACTCGTCGGAAAGAAGATAGTTCTTGCAATCCCTGGAAGTATAGCGGCTGTTGAATGTGTGAAGCTTGCAAGGGAGTTAATAAGACATGGAGCTGAGGTTCATGCTGTTATGAGTCCAAGTGCTCAGAAGATAATTCACCCTTATGCTATGGAATTTGCTACGGGAAATAAAGTTATCACCGAGATTACGGGTTTCATAGAGCATGTTGAGCTCTGTGGAGAGCATGAAAATAAAGCAGATTTAGTTTTGGTTTGTCCAGCAACTGCAAACACAATATCAAAGATCGCATGTGGAATTGATGATACTCCGGTAACAACCGTAGTGACAACTGCTTTTGCTCATACTCCTATTATGATAGCTCCTGCTATGCATTCAACAATGTATGAACACCCAATAATCAAAGAGAACATTGAAAAGCTGAAAAAACTTGGTGTGGAGTTTATAGGCCCCCGTTTTGAGGAAGGAAAAGCAAAAATAGTAAGCATTGAGGAAATTGTATATCAGGTTCTCAAAAAGCTTCATAAAAAAGATTTACTCGGGAAAAAGGTTCTTGTCACGGCCGGTGCAACAAGGGAGTACATTGACCCGATAAGGTTTATCACAAATAAGAGTAGTGGCAAGATGGGGGTTGCTATAGCAGAGGAGGCAGAGTTAAGAGGAGCTGAGGTGACTTTAATAAAAACTAAGGGAAGCGTAGAGAGTTTTGTTGAAAATCAAATAGAGGTTGAAACTGTTGGTGAAATGCTAGAAGCTATAGAAAATGAGCTGATGAGTAAAAAATATGATGTTGTGGTTTTAGCAGCAGCAGTGAGTGATTTTACACCAAAAGAGAGAGCAGAAAAGAAAATAAAGAGTGGACAGAGCATGATTCTTGAGCTTCTCCCCACTCCGAAGATAATACAGAGAATTAAGGAAATTCAACCAAATGTGTTTTTAGTTGGATTTAAGGCTGAATATGGAGTTAACGAAGAAGAACTAATTATACGGGCTAGAGAACAGATAGAAAAGGCAAGGAGCAACGTTGTAATAGCCAATAAAGGAGAAATAGCTTTTGAAAGTGAAACCAATGAGGTTTATTGGGTTACTAGTGAAGGACATGAGAAACTGCCTCTCATGAGTAAAAGAGAATTGGCGGAAAGGATTTGGGACAAAATCAAGGCGATGCTCTAA
- a CDS encoding aspartate/glutamate racemase family protein, with amino-acid sequence MKRIGIIGGTSPESTLYYYKKYIEISREKFDPYFFPELIIYSINFKEFKDNSEGWEGRKKILINAAKALERAGAEVIGISANTPHIVFPEIKNEVNARMVSIIDAVADEAERRGLKKLLLLGTKITMTMPFYKQALEGKGFRVIVPNEEEIEEINRIIFEELMFENFKSKPWLLNLIERYIQDQDVDGVILGCTELPLVIKQGDVRIEVLDTAEIHMRALINAAL; translated from the coding sequence ATGAAAAGAATAGGTATAATTGGTGGGACAAGTCCTGAATCAACTCTCTATTATTACAAAAAATACATTGAAATATCAAGAGAGAAGTTTGATCCATACTTTTTCCCGGAGCTAATTATATATTCAATTAATTTCAAAGAGTTCAAAGATAATTCTGAAGGATGGGAGGGAAGAAAGAAAATCCTCATAAATGCGGCGAAGGCTCTTGAAAGAGCAGGGGCAGAGGTGATTGGAATATCTGCTAATACTCCTCACATAGTTTTTCCTGAAATTAAAAATGAAGTAAACGCTAGAATGGTCAGCATAATAGATGCAGTGGCAGATGAGGCCGAGCGTAGAGGTCTTAAAAAACTTCTTCTCCTTGGCACAAAGATCACAATGACAATGCCATTTTATAAACAAGCACTTGAGGGAAAAGGATTTCGAGTAATCGTACCCAATGAAGAGGAAATAGAAGAGATTAACAGAATAATTTTTGAGGAACTCATGTTTGAGAACTTCAAAAGCAAGCCATGGTTACTTAACCTTATAGAACGATATATACAGGACCAGGATGTAGATGGAGTTATCCTAGGATGTACAGAGCTTCCATTGGTAATAAAGCAAGGGGATGTAAGAATCGAGGTCCTTGATACTGCCGAGATTCATATGAGGGCTTTAATTAATGCTGCTCTCTAA
- a CDS encoding DUF2067 family protein — translation MRAKKVIVVHVRDDVEKEELMKELQKLELPAFIYVHGKLNSLKINIQGTKDEIREAMQKVREIHYKVRSRLYPNKKGFYQYDVDDIFREAGVTISIPILIKTLELLGEYSELKEDKLISSLPWEEIVELVKKLGGILSDISLQTTRQIREVVIPLAATFDIDPQEVLEFAVDFGVAEYKEDKFKYELVKNKEQAMEIMLKKLRGEENEN, via the coding sequence ATGAGAGCAAAGAAGGTTATAGTCGTTCATGTTAGAGATGATGTAGAAAAGGAAGAGTTGATGAAAGAGCTTCAAAAACTCGAATTACCTGCCTTCATTTATGTTCATGGCAAATTGAACTCTCTCAAGATCAATATTCAGGGTACGAAAGACGAAATAAGAGAGGCCATGCAAAAAGTTAGAGAAATACATTATAAAGTCCGTTCTCGCCTCTATCCTAATAAAAAGGGGTTTTATCAATATGATGTTGATGATATTTTTAGAGAGGCAGGGGTGACCATATCAATTCCAATATTGATAAAAACTCTTGAACTTTTGGGGGAGTATAGTGAACTCAAGGAGGATAAGCTCATAAGTTCCTTACCATGGGAAGAGATTGTAGAATTAGTTAAAAAACTTGGAGGAATACTGAGTGATATTTCTCTTCAAACCACTAGGCAGATAAGGGAGGTTGTTATTCCACTAGCAGCAACTTTTGATATTGACCCTCAGGAGGTTTTGGAGTTCGCTGTTGATTTTGGAGTTGCGGAATATAAGGAAGATAAGTTTAAATACGAACTTGTGAAGAATAAGGAGCAGGCGATGGAAATCATGCTTAAAAAATTGAGAGGTGAGGAAAATGAAAATTGA
- a CDS encoding DUF835 domain-containing protein, which translates to MGNMEVVPHVLLPMLFINSEDLLMGYSVFFSLPVVGLLRIGKMFKSFKEDNRVKVSLEPGGYLYPSLNLDPIFTLLKDRDILVIGRNAPLFEKYGIPALWISKVEKENTISPTDLVKLHYLAINSVTEDSVLILDGIEYLILENGFESVFKFLVHLKDHILMKKAIFIVVVDERALEKRHIFLLEREFERISPAY; encoded by the coding sequence ATGGGAAATATGGAAGTTGTTCCTCATGTACTTTTACCCATGTTATTTATTAATTCAGAGGATTTATTAATGGGATATTCAGTTTTCTTTTCTCTACCGGTAGTTGGACTATTGCGTATTGGAAAGATGTTTAAGTCATTTAAAGAAGACAATAGGGTAAAGGTATCATTGGAGCCTGGTGGATATCTATATCCCTCTTTGAACCTTGATCCTATTTTCACTCTCCTAAAGGATAGAGACATTCTCGTCATTGGGAGAAATGCTCCTCTCTTTGAAAAATATGGAATTCCAGCTCTCTGGATTAGCAAGGTGGAAAAAGAGAATACGATAAGTCCAACAGATCTAGTAAAACTGCATTATTTGGCTATTAATTCAGTAACAGAAGATTCGGTATTAATACTAGATGGGATTGAGTATTTAATCCTTGAAAATGGATTTGAATCAGTTTTTAAGTTTCTTGTACACTTAAAGGATCATATTCTAATGAAAAAAGCGATTTTCATAGTGGTCGTGGATGAAAGAGCTCTTGAGAAAAGGCATATATTCCTTTTAGAAAGGGAGTTTGAGAGAATTTCACCTGCTTATTAG
- a CDS encoding exosome complex RNA-binding protein Csl4 yields MDEGKKRIIKNGDIVLPGDYLGVIEEFLPGEGIIEENGELYAARAGRVKIDLEKIEISVEPITDTPPLPQVGDTVIARVIEVKPQAAIVQLLKIEGRKGYREIATSKLAGIHISQVREGYVESMNNEFKIGDIVRAKVLTNEKSPIQLTTKELDLGVVYALCSSCRIPLVRRGNVLVCPKCGRTEARKLSAYYRKLKLE; encoded by the coding sequence ATGGATGAAGGAAAAAAGAGGATAATAAAAAATGGAGATATAGTTCTTCCTGGAGATTATCTTGGGGTTATCGAGGAATTCCTCCCAGGCGAGGGAATAATCGAGGAAAATGGTGAGCTTTATGCTGCTAGAGCAGGTAGAGTTAAAATTGATCTCGAAAAAATTGAGATTTCGGTAGAACCTATCACTGACACTCCGCCACTTCCCCAGGTGGGTGATACTGTCATAGCAAGAGTGATTGAAGTAAAGCCACAGGCTGCGATAGTCCAGCTGCTTAAAATTGAAGGGAGAAAGGGTTATAGAGAGATAGCAACTTCCAAGTTGGCGGGTATCCATATTTCTCAAGTTAGGGAGGGATATGTGGAATCCATGAATAATGAGTTCAAAATCGGTGATATAGTTAGAGCAAAGGTTTTAACCAATGAAAAAAGTCCGATACAGCTCACAACAAAAGAGTTGGATTTAGGCGTGGTTTACGCATTGTGTTCTTCATGTAGAATACCTTTAGTAAGAAGGGGTAATGTGTTGGTGTGCCCTAAATGTGGGAGAACTGAAGCTAGAAAGTTATCTGCGTATTATAGAAAACTGAAGTTGGAGTAA
- a CDS encoding translation initiation factor IF-2B subunit alpha (eIF-2BA; catalyzes the binding of GTP to IF2), with product MLPKEVEEIIRRMEEERIQGASYLAEMGAKAYITLAEIFEGDTLLEGIKELGTKLINVNPTMASLYNLVRFIPLTKNPEFVKAKAEEFIRLNKEAKLEIGNIGSEIIDQNEIIITHSYSSAVLEILKRAKEKGKTFKVILTESGPDYEGLALAKRLDELRIPFEVITDSQMGLFAKKATLALVGADNITRDGYVFNKAGTYLLALSCYDNGVPFYVAAESFKIHPEAKVDDVKIVERKFKRDHTIIRNYLFDATPWKYIRGIITELGVLVPPKEI from the coding sequence ATGCTCCCCAAAGAAGTAGAAGAAATCATAAGAAGAATGGAAGAAGAACGAATTCAAGGAGCTTCTTATCTTGCAGAGATGGGTGCTAAGGCATATATAACCCTCGCTGAGATATTTGAAGGAGATACACTCTTAGAAGGGATAAAAGAGTTAGGAACAAAGCTCATTAACGTAAATCCCACAATGGCATCGCTTTATAACCTCGTGAGATTTATCCCCCTGACAAAAAACCCTGAGTTTGTAAAAGCAAAAGCAGAAGAGTTCATAAGATTAAACAAAGAGGCAAAGTTAGAAATCGGAAATATTGGGAGTGAAATAATAGACCAAAATGAAATCATAATCACTCATTCCTACTCTTCAGCCGTTCTTGAAATACTAAAAAGAGCCAAGGAGAAAGGAAAAACCTTTAAAGTCATATTAACAGAGAGTGGGCCTGATTATGAAGGCTTAGCTTTAGCAAAAAGACTTGATGAACTCAGGATACCTTTTGAAGTTATAACTGATTCACAGATGGGTCTTTTTGCAAAAAAAGCCACTCTAGCATTAGTTGGAGCAGACAACATAACAAGAGATGGTTATGTATTTAACAAAGCTGGGACATACTTACTCGCATTATCATGTTATGATAATGGCGTGCCCTTTTATGTTGCTGCTGAAAGTTTCAAAATACATCCAGAAGCAAAAGTAGACGACGTGAAGATCGTTGAAAGAAAATTCAAGAGAGATCATACAATCATAAGAAACTACCTCTTTGATGCAACTCCTTGGAAATATATCAGAGGAATAATAACCGAACTCGGAGTGCTGGTTCCACCAAAAGAAATTTAA
- a CDS encoding sugar phosphate isomerase/epimerase has protein sequence MEIGVSIYPHFVNKGKALPSVLADLKIKDYDFVQIFPHALGLIKNGQVVEKNLRSVENALKGVGVNYTIRMPLSVNLRDSVYYTRHFKVARAVIDVAIKLGAKIVVMQSGRTGRLDLEIEALQQLADMAESFGIKIALENTYSVKDTLYVVESVNKENVGFALDLGHAFLSAQGDENRFLEDVKLGTEKTIILMIHDNFGKLSPQVEPEDTLAYGVGDLHLMPGEGKIPFGKTLKLFGDVPLLLKIKDPDTFATLPTKRGLIELLTSI, from the coding sequence ATGGAGATAGGAGTAAGTATTTATCCACATTTTGTAAACAAAGGGAAAGCTCTCCCGTCTGTTTTGGCGGATCTAAAAATTAAAGATTATGATTTTGTTCAAATATTTCCACATGCTCTTGGCCTCATTAAAAACGGCCAGGTAGTAGAGAAAAACCTTCGCTCGGTAGAGAATGCATTAAAGGGAGTTGGAGTAAACTACACTATCAGAATGCCTCTTTCAGTAAACCTCAGAGACAGTGTATACTACACCCGACACTTCAAAGTAGCTAGAGCTGTGATTGATGTAGCAATAAAACTCGGTGCAAAGATAGTTGTCATGCAAAGCGGACGTACCGGAAGATTAGATTTAGAGATAGAAGCTCTCCAACAGCTTGCAGATATGGCAGAGAGTTTTGGAATTAAAATAGCTCTTGAAAATACATATAGTGTTAAAGACACCCTCTATGTTGTTGAAAGTGTTAACAAGGAGAATGTAGGATTTGCCCTTGATCTCGGTCATGCATTCCTCAGTGCTCAGGGTGATGAAAATAGATTCTTAGAGGACGTGAAACTTGGAACAGAGAAAACAATAATACTCATGATTCACGATAACTTTGGAAAACTTTCTCCACAAGTAGAACCAGAGGACACTTTAGCCTATGGAGTGGGTGACCTCCACCTAATGCCAGGAGAAGGGAAAATACCCTTTGGAAAAACCCTTAAGCTATTTGGGGACGTGCCACTTTTGCTTAAAATAAAAGACCCAGACACCTTCGCAACACTTCCGACAAAGAGGGGCCTAATAGAGCTACTAACAAGCATCTAA
- a CDS encoding DNA-directed RNA polymerase subunit L, which produces MKIELIKRDENLLEFYLIGEDHTFANLLNEVLHENKHVTFAAYTIEHPVLMARKPKFRIVTDGKITPEKALEDAAQKIFDKAKDVLEVWEKTTKE; this is translated from the coding sequence ATGAAAATTGAACTTATAAAGCGTGACGAGAATTTGCTTGAGTTTTACTTGATAGGAGAGGATCATACATTTGCCAACTTGCTAAATGAGGTGCTCCACGAGAATAAGCATGTCACATTTGCCGCATATACTATAGAGCATCCTGTGCTGATGGCAAGAAAACCAAAGTTTAGAATAGTCACTGATGGCAAAATAACTCCGGAGAAAGCTTTGGAAGATGCAGCTCAGAAGATATTCGACAAGGCTAAGGATGTTCTTGAAGTTTGGGAAAAGACTACAAAAGAGTGA
- a CDS encoding ribonuclease III family protein, with product MRYSKDFTDKNLSKFGDSLINFIFSLALSEYLGHPSAGRVPNASLTIALEKSGLLHHVPPRTDKHGKGDIAEAIIAYAWLEKIISIEEAVKILWENLSPEVTHPSRKKEVIGNAFGELLKIIKERLEL from the coding sequence ATGAGATATTCTAAAGATTTTACGGATAAGAATCTCTCTAAGTTTGGGGATTCTCTTATTAACTTTATTTTCTCTTTGGCACTTAGTGAGTATCTTGGTCATCCAAGTGCTGGTAGAGTTCCTAATGCTTCTTTGACAATAGCTCTTGAAAAATCTGGTCTTCTTCATCATGTTCCACCAAGAACAGATAAGCATGGAAAAGGTGATATAGCCGAGGCCATCATTGCTTACGCATGGCTTGAAAAAATAATAAGTATAGAAGAAGCTGTAAAGATATTATGGGAAAATCTCTCTCCTGAGGTTACACATCCCTCAAGAAAAAAAGAAGTAATTGGAAATGCTTTTGGAGAACTCTTGAAGATTATAAAAGAGAGATTGGAACTTTAG
- a CDS encoding DUF190 domain-containing protein yields MVEIEHWNTLRMRIYIGENDSWHGRPLYKVIVERLREMGLAGATVYRGIYGFGKKSRVHSSDVLRLSMDLPIIIEAIDRGHMIEKAINEIKTMIKDGMITIEPVIVVWVGTKEEVSRFEEDAVREE; encoded by the coding sequence ATGGTTGAAATCGAACACTGGAATACTCTCCGCATGAGAATTTATATTGGAGAGAATGATAGTTGGCATGGTAGGCCATTATATAAGGTTATAGTAGAGAGATTAAGAGAAATGGGGCTTGCTGGGGCCACGGTGTATAGAGGTATCTATGGATTCGGGAAAAAGAGTAGAGTGCACTCAAGTGATGTTCTGAGACTTTCTATGGATCTACCAATAATAATTGAAGCAATTGATAGAGGACACATGATAGAAAAAGCCATAAACGAAATTAAAACGATGATAAAGGATGGTATGATAACTATTGAGCCAGTTATAGTAGTGTGGGTTGGAACAAAAGAAGAAGTAAGTAGGTTTGAAGAAGATGCTGTCAGGGAGGAATAG
- the crcB gene encoding fluoride efflux transporter CrcB, with protein MNLKVLLAVGIGGMLGAIVRYGITGMLPVYKDLPIGTLLVNSVASFLLGYLYGLIFLGYEVSSNWRAFFGTGFCGGLSTFSTFSYETFTLLREREHFLAVLNISANVIITIGLVFLGFFLARR; from the coding sequence ATGAATCTCAAAGTACTTCTAGCAGTTGGCATTGGAGGTATGCTGGGGGCTATAGTTCGTTATGGTATCACTGGTATGCTTCCTGTTTATAAGGATCTACCTATAGGTACACTTTTGGTAAACAGCGTAGCCAGTTTTTTGCTTGGTTACCTTTATGGCTTGATTTTCCTTGGCTATGAAGTTTCTTCAAATTGGAGGGCTTTCTTTGGAACAGGCTTTTGTGGAGGCTTGAGCACTTTTTCGACTTTTTCCTATGAGACGTTTACTCTTTTAAGGGAACGAGAACACTTTCTTGCTGTCTTAAATATCTCAGCAAACGTTATAATAACCATAGGCTTAGTATTCTTAGGATTTTTCCTTGCAAGGAGGTGA
- a CDS encoding threonine--tRNA ligase: protein MRMLLIHSDYLEYEVKGKALKKPEEIKEDQKIGKLDEVLAVFMSVEKVDEQNPDEVVDKAIKEIEDVASQVKTKNIFVYPFAHLSSELGSPEVALKILKKIEEKLKEKDYNVKRAPFGYYKAFKLSCKGHPLAELSRTIVPGEAKKEEEVPEALKKEEELVSYWYILTPEGELIEVDKFDFSGHENLRKFANYEISKSRVVTEEPPHVKIMLEQELVDYEEGSDPGNLRYYPKGRLIKSLLENYVTEKVIEYGAMEVETPIMYDFEHPALEKYLNRFPARQYVVKSGDKKFFLRFAACFGQFLIKKDATISYRHLPLKMYELTRYSFRREKRGELSGLRRLRAFTMPDMHTVARDLQQAMEEFKKQYKLSMEVLKGVGLAPEDYEVAIRFTEDFWNENREFIVELAKIIGKPVLIEMWKQRFFYFILKFEFNFVDNLDKAAALSTVQIDVENAQRFGISYYNEDGQEEYPLLLHCSPSGAIERVMYAILEKQAKLMKQGKKPMYPLWLSPIQVRVIPISDKYLDYALYVAGKLEGAKIRVDVDDRNERLNKKIREAEKEWIPYIIVVGENEKRMGIITVRKRKDNKQYEMHIEDLIKEIRQKTEGFPYKPRPLPLLVSMRPKFRG from the coding sequence ATGAGAATGCTCCTAATACACAGTGACTATCTTGAATATGAGGTGAAAGGTAAGGCACTCAAAAAGCCTGAAGAAATAAAGGAAGATCAAAAAATAGGAAAACTAGATGAAGTTCTTGCGGTATTCATGAGTGTTGAAAAAGTTGACGAGCAAAATCCTGATGAAGTAGTAGATAAGGCTATAAAAGAGATAGAGGATGTCGCTTCTCAAGTAAAAACAAAGAATATTTTTGTTTATCCATTCGCCCATTTAAGCAGTGAGCTCGGTTCACCTGAGGTTGCTCTAAAAATTCTCAAAAAGATAGAAGAAAAACTTAAAGAGAAAGATTACAACGTTAAGCGGGCTCCCTTCGGATATTACAAAGCATTTAAACTAAGTTGTAAAGGCCATCCCTTAGCAGAACTCTCAAGAACAATAGTGCCCGGAGAAGCTAAAAAAGAGGAAGAAGTCCCAGAAGCATTAAAGAAAGAAGAAGAACTTGTAAGTTACTGGTATATCCTAACACCTGAGGGAGAGCTCATAGAGGTAGATAAATTCGACTTTTCTGGTCATGAGAACCTTAGAAAGTTTGCCAATTATGAGATAAGCAAAAGCAGAGTTGTTACAGAGGAACCACCTCACGTAAAGATAATGCTCGAGCAAGAACTTGTTGACTATGAAGAGGGAAGTGACCCTGGAAACCTTCGCTATTATCCTAAGGGGAGACTAATTAAGTCCCTTCTCGAGAATTACGTAACTGAGAAAGTCATAGAATATGGTGCAATGGAAGTGGAGACCCCAATCATGTATGACTTCGAACATCCAGCACTTGAGAAATACCTAAATCGTTTCCCTGCAAGACAATATGTTGTGAAAAGTGGAGATAAGAAGTTCTTCCTCAGATTTGCCGCCTGTTTTGGTCAGTTCCTCATAAAGAAGGATGCCACAATAAGCTACCGCCACTTGCCTCTGAAGATGTATGAATTAACCAGGTATTCATTTAGAAGAGAAAAGAGAGGAGAATTAAGCGGACTCAGGAGATTAAGAGCCTTTACAATGCCCGATATGCACACAGTGGCTAGAGACTTACAGCAGGCCATGGAAGAATTCAAAAAGCAATACAAGCTAAGTATGGAAGTTCTCAAAGGTGTAGGCCTAGCTCCTGAGGATTATGAAGTAGCAATTAGATTCACAGAAGATTTCTGGAATGAGAATAGAGAATTCATAGTAGAACTTGCAAAAATAATTGGTAAACCAGTGCTAATAGAGATGTGGAAACAGAGATTCTTCTACTTCATCCTAAAGTTTGAGTTCAACTTCGTTGACAACCTTGACAAGGCAGCTGCTCTAAGTACAGTACAGATAGATGTAGAAAACGCTCAAAGGTTTGGAATAAGTTACTACAACGAGGACGGGCAAGAAGAGTACCCACTACTCCTCCACTGCTCGCCAAGTGGTGCAATAGAGAGGGTAATGTATGCGATACTCGAAAAACAGGCAAAACTCATGAAACAAGGTAAAAAGCCAATGTATCCCTTATGGCTCAGCCCAATCCAGGTGAGAGTAATCCCGATTAGTGATAAATACCTCGATTATGCCCTTTACGTAGCTGGAAAACTCGAAGGTGCAAAGATAAGAGTCGATGTAGACGATAGAAATGAAAGACTTAACAAAAAGATCAGAGAAGCTGAGAAAGAGTGGATTCCATACATAATTGTAGTAGGAGAAAACGAAAAGAGAATGGGCATTATCACAGTTAGAAAGAGGAAGGACAACAAACAATATGAAATGCACATTGAGGACCTAATAAAGGAGATAAGACAGAAGACAGAAGGCTTCCCATATAAACCGAGACCATTACCATTGTTGGTTAGCATGAGGCCAAAATTTAGGGGATGA
- a CDS encoding TBP-interacting protein: protein MKYSELNGNVKRVYAKIRMLDDYHWDIHEDKIIGYHRKSEFPIRIRVVESKEEAEKLSEQKDGPGIDIAVLPDANTFYIKNGTFILSERFLKATLMDINDHIIWGGFRVIERDGKLVQEDLYEYLGGPLVRHLKSNMMNGQDYVFWQFYKCEKCGKFVDIESLPEHMAKHGINVAEKDTEKYEVFELNFIEGGVFNKFGEEVPQNKFAPEAQAFIRDMIGEQKPEK, encoded by the coding sequence ATGAAATATAGTGAGCTAAATGGGAACGTTAAAAGAGTTTATGCGAAAATAAGAATGTTAGACGATTATCACTGGGATATTCATGAGGACAAAATTATAGGATATCACAGGAAAAGTGAATTTCCTATAAGGATAAGAGTAGTAGAGAGTAAAGAAGAAGCAGAAAAACTGAGTGAACAAAAAGATGGGCCTGGAATTGATATTGCAGTTCTCCCAGATGCTAATACATTTTATATCAAAAATGGGACATTTATATTGTCAGAGAGGTTCTTAAAAGCTACACTTATGGATATAAATGACCACATAATCTGGGGAGGATTTAGAGTTATTGAGAGAGATGGAAAACTCGTCCAAGAGGATCTTTATGAATATCTCGGAGGGCCATTAGTGAGACATCTCAAGAGCAATATGATGAACGGTCAAGATTATGTTTTCTGGCAGTTTTACAAGTGCGAAAAATGTGGAAAATTTGTGGATATAGAAAGCTTACCAGAGCACATGGCTAAACATGGAATCAATGTTGCCGAAAAAGACACTGAAAAATACGAAGTTTTTGAATTGAACTTTATTGAGGGTGGAGTTTTCAATAAGTTTGGAGAAGAGGTTCCACAGAACAAATTTGCTCCAGAAGCTCAGGCATTCATTAGAGACATGATTGGAGAGCAAAAACCTGAAAAATGA